In Solanum lycopersicum chromosome 5, SLM_r2.1, the following are encoded in one genomic region:
- the LOC101248010 gene encoding uncharacterized protein, with translation MKNFGRSSSSLKSAETMRLIFCVACGVMFGVFVGISFSTSSLTKLNITASIVSNFPIARDRNNIVSSQNHTDSSIKIQNATEQLKIWVPSNPKGAERLPPGLVASESDYYLRRLWGNPSEDLSSKPKCLVTFTVGVKQKHNIDVAVKKFSDDFTILLFHYDGKTTEWDEFEWSKRAIHVSARKQTKWWYAKRFLHPDIVAPYDYIFIWDEDLGVEHFDANEYIKLVKKHGLEISQPGLDPIKGTTWPMTIRRGNGEVHTLAEEKPGKCQDPHLPPCAAFVEIMAPVFSRDAWRCVWHMIQNDLIHGWGLDFALHKCVEPAHEKIGVVDAQWILHQSVPSLGNEGQAKDGKAAWRGVRERCEKEWSMFQSRAENAERDYYISKGIDTTNFTFKSNGIDPSNFVSH, from the exons ATGAAGAACTTTGGACGAAG TTCCAGTTCTTTAAAGTCAGCTGAAACTATGAGGCTTATCTTCTGCGTAGCTTGTGGAGTAATGTTTGGTGTATTCGTTGGAATTTCGTTTTCTACTAGCTCATTAACAAAG CTAAATATAACAGCTAGTATTGTAAGCAACTTTCCTATTGCTAGAGACAGAAATAATATTGTTTCATCTCAAAATCATactgattcttctatcaaaattCAGAATGCTACAGAGCAATTGAAG ATTTGGGTCCCTTCAAACCCGAAAGGAGCAGAAAGATTACCTCCAGGGCTCGTTGCTTCTGAGTCCGATTACTATCTCCGAAGATTGTGGGGAAACCCCAGTGAG GATTTATCTAGTAAGCCAAAATGTCTGGTAACATTTACTGTTGGTGTTAAGCAGAAACATAACATTGATGTTGCAGTAAAGAAG TTCTCAGACGACTTCACgattcttctttttcattatgATGGTAAGACAACTGAATGGGATGAATTTGAGTGGTCAAAACGAGCCATCCACGTGAGTGCTCGTAAACAAACAAAATG GTGGTACGCGAAAAGGTTTCTTCATCCAGACATAGTTGCTCCTTATGACTATATTTTCATCTGGGATGAAGACCTAGGAGTTGAGCATTTTGATGCCAACGA GTACATTAAACTTGTCAAGAAGCATGGTTTGGAAATTTCACAGCCAGGTTTGGATCCTATAAAAGGAACAACATGGCCAATGACAATTAGAAGAGGCAATGGTGAAGTTCATAC GTTAGCAGAAGAAAAACCAGGCAAATGTCAAGACCCTCATTTGCCTCCGTGTGCAGC ATTTGTAGAGATCATGGCTCCTGTCTTCTCCCGAGATGCATGGCGTTGTGTGTGGCACATGATTCAG AATGACTTGATCCATGGTTGGGGACTTGACTTCGCGCTTCATAAATGTGTTGAA CCTGCTCATGAGAAAATTGGAGTCGTTGATGCTCaatggattcttcatcaaagtgtcCCTTCCCTTGGAAATGAG GGGCAAGCAAAAGACGGGAAGGCTGCATGGCGAGGG GTGAGAGAGAGATGTGAAAAGGAATGGTCAATGTTTCAATCTAGGGCAGAAAATGCAGAGAGAGACTATTACATATCAAAGGGAATTGATACTACAAATTTCACTTTCAAGTCAAATGGAATTGATCCATCTAATTTCGTATCTCATTAA
- the LOC101244185 gene encoding uncharacterized protein isoform X2, giving the protein MRLMLSVCCGIIFGLIIGISFPSSSLTKLNITSSIISNFPIARDRNNVVSDEKPADPSIKTQNATDQLKIWVPSNPRGAERLPPGIVASESDYYPRRLWGKPSEDLQSKPKYLVTFTVGIKQKRNIDAAVKKFSDDFTILLFHYDGKTTEWDEFEWSKKAIHVSVRKQTKWWYAKRFLHPDIVAPYDYIFIWDEDLGVEHFDAKEYIKLVKKHGLEISQPGLDPRRGTTWQMTKRRGDREVHMKTEEKPGWCADPHLPPCAAFVEIMAPVFSRDAWRCVWHMIQNDLVHGWGLDFALRKCVDPAHKKIGVVDAQWIVHQALPSLGNEGEAKDGKAPWRGVRDRCRKEWTMFQTRVANAEKAYFKSIGVDPSNFTSY; this is encoded by the exons ATGAGGCTTATGCTCTCTGTATGCTGCGGAATCATTTTTGGATTAATCATTGGAATTTCATTTCCTTCTAGCTCATTAACCAAG CTAAACATAACATCCAGTATTATAAGCAACTTCCCTATTGCTAGAGACAGAAATAATGTTGTTTCAGACGAAAAGCCTGCAGATCCTTCAATCAAAACTCAGAATGCTACAGATCAGTTGAAG ATTTGGGTCCCATCAAACCCAAGAGGGGCAGAAAGATTACCTCCAGGGATCGTTGCTTCTGAATCCGATTACTATCCCCGGAGATTGTGGGGAAAACCCAGTGAG GACCTACAAAGCAAGCCAAAATATCTGGTAACATTTACCGTTGGTATTAAGCAGAAGCGTAACATTGATGCTGCTGTAAAGAAG TTCTCAGACGACTTCACAATTCTTCTTTTTCACTATGATGGTAAGACAACTGAATGGGATGAATTTGAGTGGTCAAAAAAAGCCATCCACGTGAGTGTTCGGAAACAAACAAAATG GTGGTACGCGAAAAGGTTTCTGCATCCAGACATAGTTGCCCCATATGACTATATTTTTATCTGGGATGAAGACCTAGGAGTTGAACATTTCGATGCCAAGGA GTACATTAAACTTGTCAAGAAGCATGGTTTAGAAATTTCTCAGCCAGGTTTGGATCCCAGGAGAGGAACAACATGGCAGATGACAAAGAGAAGAGGTGATCGTGAAGTTCACAT GAAAACAGAAGAGAAACCAGGCTGGTGCGCAGACCCCCATTTACCTCCTTGTGCAGC ATTTGTAGAGATCATGGCTCCGGTCTTTTCCCGAGATGCATGGCGTTGTGTGTGGCATATGATTCAG AATGACTTAGTCCATGGTTGGGGACTTGACTTTGCACTTCGTAAATGTGTTGAT CCTGCTCATAAGAAAATTGGAGTTGTAGATGCCCAATGGATCGTTCATCAAGCTCTCCCTTCTCTTGGAAACGAG GGAGAAGCAAAAGATGGAAAGGCTCCTTGGAGAGGG GTGAGGGATAGATGTAGAAAGGAATGGACAATGTTTCAAACTAGAGTAGCAAATGCAGAGAAAGCCTATTTCAAGTCTATAGGAGTTGATCCTTCCAATTTTACCTCTTATTAA
- the LOC101244185 gene encoding uncharacterized protein isoform X1, whose protein sequence is MRSFGRGSNSLKSTETMRLMLSVCCGIIFGLIIGISFPSSSLTKLNITSSIISNFPIARDRNNVVSDEKPADPSIKTQNATDQLKIWVPSNPRGAERLPPGIVASESDYYPRRLWGKPSEDLQSKPKYLVTFTVGIKQKRNIDAAVKKFSDDFTILLFHYDGKTTEWDEFEWSKKAIHVSVRKQTKWWYAKRFLHPDIVAPYDYIFIWDEDLGVEHFDAKEYIKLVKKHGLEISQPGLDPRRGTTWQMTKRRGDREVHMKTEEKPGWCADPHLPPCAAFVEIMAPVFSRDAWRCVWHMIQNDLVHGWGLDFALRKCVDPAHKKIGVVDAQWIVHQALPSLGNEGEAKDGKAPWRGVRDRCRKEWTMFQTRVANAEKAYFKSIGVDPSNFTSY, encoded by the exons ATGAGGAGTTTTGGACGCGG GTCAAATTCCTTAAAATCAACTGAAACTATGAGGCTTATGCTCTCTGTATGCTGCGGAATCATTTTTGGATTAATCATTGGAATTTCATTTCCTTCTAGCTCATTAACCAAG CTAAACATAACATCCAGTATTATAAGCAACTTCCCTATTGCTAGAGACAGAAATAATGTTGTTTCAGACGAAAAGCCTGCAGATCCTTCAATCAAAACTCAGAATGCTACAGATCAGTTGAAG ATTTGGGTCCCATCAAACCCAAGAGGGGCAGAAAGATTACCTCCAGGGATCGTTGCTTCTGAATCCGATTACTATCCCCGGAGATTGTGGGGAAAACCCAGTGAG GACCTACAAAGCAAGCCAAAATATCTGGTAACATTTACCGTTGGTATTAAGCAGAAGCGTAACATTGATGCTGCTGTAAAGAAG TTCTCAGACGACTTCACAATTCTTCTTTTTCACTATGATGGTAAGACAACTGAATGGGATGAATTTGAGTGGTCAAAAAAAGCCATCCACGTGAGTGTTCGGAAACAAACAAAATG GTGGTACGCGAAAAGGTTTCTGCATCCAGACATAGTTGCCCCATATGACTATATTTTTATCTGGGATGAAGACCTAGGAGTTGAACATTTCGATGCCAAGGA GTACATTAAACTTGTCAAGAAGCATGGTTTAGAAATTTCTCAGCCAGGTTTGGATCCCAGGAGAGGAACAACATGGCAGATGACAAAGAGAAGAGGTGATCGTGAAGTTCACAT GAAAACAGAAGAGAAACCAGGCTGGTGCGCAGACCCCCATTTACCTCCTTGTGCAGC ATTTGTAGAGATCATGGCTCCGGTCTTTTCCCGAGATGCATGGCGTTGTGTGTGGCATATGATTCAG AATGACTTAGTCCATGGTTGGGGACTTGACTTTGCACTTCGTAAATGTGTTGAT CCTGCTCATAAGAAAATTGGAGTTGTAGATGCCCAATGGATCGTTCATCAAGCTCTCCCTTCTCTTGGAAACGAG GGAGAAGCAAAAGATGGAAAGGCTCCTTGGAGAGGG GTGAGGGATAGATGTAGAAAGGAATGGACAATGTTTCAAACTAGAGTAGCAAATGCAGAGAAAGCCTATTTCAAGTCTATAGGAGTTGATCCTTCCAATTTTACCTCTTATTAA